A part of Onthophagus taurus isolate NC chromosome 7, IU_Otau_3.0, whole genome shotgun sequence genomic DNA contains:
- the LOC111425506 gene encoding probable nuclear hormone receptor HR3 isoform X4, whose product MPSTIRAQIEIIPCKVCGDKSSGVHYGVITCEGCKGFFRRSQSSVVNYQCPRNKNCVVDRVNRNRCQYCRLQKCLRLGMSRDAVKFGRMSKKQREKVEDEVRYHRAQLRAQNDSAPDSSVFEPPTPTSSDQLHQGYNGYPYDDVSTYTYYPGNQVPQTTMDYPAISTNCVDSTTQHYDPRPAFDAFNDSGNLLANVEPTGSATSSTGGGAGGGGGGSGKQSLSISDSRSFKRVAQISSNTSLSGGGAATVSVKQEGAVDALVPSYVDSTTFVNSPTVQQTNIRQPTSSQQQRTVDEGEQTSLPNPNQISELLAKTVGDAYTRTCLYSLETIHEMFRKPQDLTRLLYYKNMAHEELWLDCAQKLTAVIQQIIEFAKMIPGFMKLPQDDQIVLLKTGSFELAIIRMARCIDLSQNCVLYGDTMLPQEAFFTSDTAEMKLVSCVFEMARSIAELKLTESELALYSAYVLLSTDVFSDRLGLKCDDDGITKLRQAVTRALKHELDRNHSPLKGDVTVCDALLSKIPSLRELNMLHMDALGKLRRSAPHLEFPALHKELFSGES is encoded by the exons caCAAATCGAGATAATACCATGCAAGGTATGCGGCGACAAAAGCAGCGGGGTCCACTACGGTGTAATTACGTGTGAGGGATGCAAAGGGTTCTTCAGAAGATCTCAAAGTTCAGTGGTCAACTACCAGTGTCCTAGAAATAAGAACTGTGTCGTAGACCGAGTAAACAGGAACAGATGTCAGTACTGCCGTCTTCAAAAATGCTTACGGCTCGGCATGAGTAGAGATG CCGTCAAATTCGGGCGTATGTCGAAGAAGCAGCGAGAGAAGGTCGAAGATGAAGTGAGATACCATCGAGCTCAGTTAAGGGCACAAAACGACTCTGCACCTGACAGTTCCGTTTTCGAACCACCGACACCGACCAGCAGCGATCAATTACATCAAGGTTACAACGG atatccTTATGATGACGTAAGCACGTACACTTATTATCCTGGGAACCAAGTACCTCAGACCACAATGGATTACCCGGCAATATCGACGAATTGCGTAGATAGCACCACTCAACACTATGACCCCAGGCCGGCCTTCGATGCTTTTAACGATAGTGGTAACCTGCTGGCCAACGTTGAACCCACTG GGAGTGCCACTAGTTCAACTGGTGGAGGCGCCGGTGGTGGTGGCGGCGGAAGCGGTAAACAATCACTTTCAATATCCGATAGTCGCAGCTTCAAACGTGTCGCTCAGATTTCATCCAATACGAGCTTAAGCGGTGGCGGTGCCGCGACGGTTTCCGTTAAACAAGAAGGTGCAGTGGACGCCTTAGTACCTAGTTATGTAGATAGTACTACCTTTGTTAACTCACCCACCGTACAACAGACTAACATAAGGCAGCCAACGAGTTCGCAACAACAGCGAACCGTCGACGAAGGCGAGCAAACATCGTTGCCGA ATCCTAATCAGATATCAGAACTTTTGGCGAAGACTGTCGGCGATGCATACACGAGGACGTGTCTTTATTCTCTCGAAACGATCCACGAGATGTTCAGAAAACCACAAGATCTGACACGGTtactttattacaaaaacatgGCCCACGAAGAACTATGGCTGGATTGCGCCCAAAAACTTACGGCCGTTATTCAACAAATCATCGAATTCGCCAAAATGATACCTGGATTTATGAAACTACCGCAGGATGATCAAATTGTCCTTCTTAAAACGG GTAGCTTTGAATTAGCGATAATAAGAATGGCAAGGTGTATAGATTTATCGCAAAATTGTGTTTTATACGGAGACACCATGCTCCCACAAGAAGCATTTTTCACGTCAGATACGGCCGAAATGAAACTGGTAAGCTGTGTATTCGAAATGGCGAGGAGCATAGCTGAATTAAAGTTAACGGAGTCCGAATTGGCGCTGTATTCAGCTTACGTGCTGTTGTCGACGG ACGTCTTTTCAGATCGGCTGGGTCTGAAATGTGATGACGATGGCATCACGAAGCTGAGGCAGGCGGTGACGAGGGCTCTCAAACATGAACTCGATAGGAATCATTCTCCATTAAAGGGCGATGTAACTGTGTGTGATGctcttttatcaaaaatacCCTCTTTAAG agaacTAAATATGCTTCATATGGATGCTTTGGGGAAATTAAGGAGGTCCGCGCCGCATTTGGAGTTTCCGGCGTTACACAAAGAACTCTTTAGCGGGGAGAGTTGA
- the LOC111425506 gene encoding probable nuclear hormone receptor HR3 isoform X9, with translation MDPCYTGSENWNIEGAREVLVHGTRVSSTSSASHTPGPSQQQQQQQQPQQQHQQHQTGTISDDDKKAANSIRAQIEIIPCKVCGDKSSGVHYGVITCEGCKGFFRRSQSSVVNYQCPRNKNCVVDRVNRNRCQYCRLQKCLRLGMSRDAVKFGRMSKKQREKVEDEVRYHRAQLRAQNDSAPDSSVFEPPTPTSSDQLHQGYNGYPYDDVSTYTYYPGNQVPQTTMDYPAISTNCVDSTTQHYDPRPAFDAFNDSGNLLANVEPTDPNQISELLAKTVGDAYTRTCLYSLETIHEMFRKPQDLTRLLYYKNMAHEELWLDCAQKLTAVIQQIIEFAKMIPGFMKLPQDDQIVLLKTGSFELAIIRMARCIDLSQNCVLYGDTMLPQEAFFTSDTAEMKLVSCVFEMARSIAELKLTESELALYSAYVLLSTDRLGLKCDDDGITKLRQAVTRALKHELDRNHSPLKGDVTVCDALLSKIPSLRELNMLHMDALGKLRRSAPHLEFPALHKELFSGES, from the exons ATGGACCCGTGCTATACCGGTAGTGAAAACTGGAATATAGAAGGTGCCAGGGAGGTTTTGGTGCATGGGACAAGGGTCTCTTCGACCTCGTCCGCTTCTCACACACCTGGACCTTCGCAGCAGCAGCAACAACAACAGCAACCGCAACAACAGCACCAACAACATCAAACCGGTACCATCTCGGATGACGATAAAAAAGCTGCTAATTCCATTCGAG caCAAATCGAGATAATACCATGCAAGGTATGCGGCGACAAAAGCAGCGGGGTCCACTACGGTGTAATTACGTGTGAGGGATGCAAAGGGTTCTTCAGAAGATCTCAAAGTTCAGTGGTCAACTACCAGTGTCCTAGAAATAAGAACTGTGTCGTAGACCGAGTAAACAGGAACAGATGTCAGTACTGCCGTCTTCAAAAATGCTTACGGCTCGGCATGAGTAGAGATG CCGTCAAATTCGGGCGTATGTCGAAGAAGCAGCGAGAGAAGGTCGAAGATGAAGTGAGATACCATCGAGCTCAGTTAAGGGCACAAAACGACTCTGCACCTGACAGTTCCGTTTTCGAACCACCGACACCGACCAGCAGCGATCAATTACATCAAGGTTACAACGG atatccTTATGATGACGTAAGCACGTACACTTATTATCCTGGGAACCAAGTACCTCAGACCACAATGGATTACCCGGCAATATCGACGAATTGCGTAGATAGCACCACTCAACACTATGACCCCAGGCCGGCCTTCGATGCTTTTAACGATAGTGGTAACCTGCTGGCCAACGTTGAACCCACTG ATCCTAATCAGATATCAGAACTTTTGGCGAAGACTGTCGGCGATGCATACACGAGGACGTGTCTTTATTCTCTCGAAACGATCCACGAGATGTTCAGAAAACCACAAGATCTGACACGGTtactttattacaaaaacatgGCCCACGAAGAACTATGGCTGGATTGCGCCCAAAAACTTACGGCCGTTATTCAACAAATCATCGAATTCGCCAAAATGATACCTGGATTTATGAAACTACCGCAGGATGATCAAATTGTCCTTCTTAAAACGG GTAGCTTTGAATTAGCGATAATAAGAATGGCAAGGTGTATAGATTTATCGCAAAATTGTGTTTTATACGGAGACACCATGCTCCCACAAGAAGCATTTTTCACGTCAGATACGGCCGAAATGAAACTGGTAAGCTGTGTATTCGAAATGGCGAGGAGCATAGCTGAATTAAAGTTAACGGAGTCCGAATTGGCGCTGTATTCAGCTTACGTGCTGTTGTCGACGG ATCGGCTGGGTCTGAAATGTGATGACGATGGCATCACGAAGCTGAGGCAGGCGGTGACGAGGGCTCTCAAACATGAACTCGATAGGAATCATTCTCCATTAAAGGGCGATGTAACTGTGTGTGATGctcttttatcaaaaatacCCTCTTTAAG agaacTAAATATGCTTCATATGGATGCTTTGGGGAAATTAAGGAGGTCCGCGCCGCATTTGGAGTTTCCGGCGTTACACAAAGAACTCTTTAGCGGGGAGAGTTGA
- the LOC111425506 gene encoding probable nuclear hormone receptor HR3 isoform X1: MDPCYTGSENWNIEGAREVLVHGTRVSSTSSASHTPGPSQQQQQQQQPQQQHQQHQTGTISDDDKKAANSIRAQIEIIPCKVCGDKSSGVHYGVITCEGCKGFFRRSQSSVVNYQCPRNKNCVVDRVNRNRCQYCRLQKCLRLGMSRDAVKFGRMSKKQREKVEDEVRYHRAQLRAQNDSAPDSSVFEPPTPTSSDQLHQGYNGYPYDDVSTYTYYPGNQVPQTTMDYPAISTNCVDSTTQHYDPRPAFDAFNDSGNLLANVEPTGSATSSTGGGAGGGGGGSGKQSLSISDSRSFKRVAQISSNTSLSGGGAATVSVKQEGAVDALVPSYVDSTTFVNSPTVQQTNIRQPTSSQQQRTVDEGEQTSLPNPNQISELLAKTVGDAYTRTCLYSLETIHEMFRKPQDLTRLLYYKNMAHEELWLDCAQKLTAVIQQIIEFAKMIPGFMKLPQDDQIVLLKTGSFELAIIRMARCIDLSQNCVLYGDTMLPQEAFFTSDTAEMKLVSCVFEMARSIAELKLTESELALYSAYVLLSTDVFSDRLGLKCDDDGITKLRQAVTRALKHELDRNHSPLKGDVTVCDALLSKIPSLRELNMLHMDALGKLRRSAPHLEFPALHKELFSGES, from the exons ATGGACCCGTGCTATACCGGTAGTGAAAACTGGAATATAGAAGGTGCCAGGGAGGTTTTGGTGCATGGGACAAGGGTCTCTTCGACCTCGTCCGCTTCTCACACACCTGGACCTTCGCAGCAGCAGCAACAACAACAGCAACCGCAACAACAGCACCAACAACATCAAACCGGTACCATCTCGGATGACGATAAAAAAGCTGCTAATTCCATTCGAG caCAAATCGAGATAATACCATGCAAGGTATGCGGCGACAAAAGCAGCGGGGTCCACTACGGTGTAATTACGTGTGAGGGATGCAAAGGGTTCTTCAGAAGATCTCAAAGTTCAGTGGTCAACTACCAGTGTCCTAGAAATAAGAACTGTGTCGTAGACCGAGTAAACAGGAACAGATGTCAGTACTGCCGTCTTCAAAAATGCTTACGGCTCGGCATGAGTAGAGATG CCGTCAAATTCGGGCGTATGTCGAAGAAGCAGCGAGAGAAGGTCGAAGATGAAGTGAGATACCATCGAGCTCAGTTAAGGGCACAAAACGACTCTGCACCTGACAGTTCCGTTTTCGAACCACCGACACCGACCAGCAGCGATCAATTACATCAAGGTTACAACGG atatccTTATGATGACGTAAGCACGTACACTTATTATCCTGGGAACCAAGTACCTCAGACCACAATGGATTACCCGGCAATATCGACGAATTGCGTAGATAGCACCACTCAACACTATGACCCCAGGCCGGCCTTCGATGCTTTTAACGATAGTGGTAACCTGCTGGCCAACGTTGAACCCACTG GGAGTGCCACTAGTTCAACTGGTGGAGGCGCCGGTGGTGGTGGCGGCGGAAGCGGTAAACAATCACTTTCAATATCCGATAGTCGCAGCTTCAAACGTGTCGCTCAGATTTCATCCAATACGAGCTTAAGCGGTGGCGGTGCCGCGACGGTTTCCGTTAAACAAGAAGGTGCAGTGGACGCCTTAGTACCTAGTTATGTAGATAGTACTACCTTTGTTAACTCACCCACCGTACAACAGACTAACATAAGGCAGCCAACGAGTTCGCAACAACAGCGAACCGTCGACGAAGGCGAGCAAACATCGTTGCCGA ATCCTAATCAGATATCAGAACTTTTGGCGAAGACTGTCGGCGATGCATACACGAGGACGTGTCTTTATTCTCTCGAAACGATCCACGAGATGTTCAGAAAACCACAAGATCTGACACGGTtactttattacaaaaacatgGCCCACGAAGAACTATGGCTGGATTGCGCCCAAAAACTTACGGCCGTTATTCAACAAATCATCGAATTCGCCAAAATGATACCTGGATTTATGAAACTACCGCAGGATGATCAAATTGTCCTTCTTAAAACGG GTAGCTTTGAATTAGCGATAATAAGAATGGCAAGGTGTATAGATTTATCGCAAAATTGTGTTTTATACGGAGACACCATGCTCCCACAAGAAGCATTTTTCACGTCAGATACGGCCGAAATGAAACTGGTAAGCTGTGTATTCGAAATGGCGAGGAGCATAGCTGAATTAAAGTTAACGGAGTCCGAATTGGCGCTGTATTCAGCTTACGTGCTGTTGTCGACGG ACGTCTTTTCAGATCGGCTGGGTCTGAAATGTGATGACGATGGCATCACGAAGCTGAGGCAGGCGGTGACGAGGGCTCTCAAACATGAACTCGATAGGAATCATTCTCCATTAAAGGGCGATGTAACTGTGTGTGATGctcttttatcaaaaatacCCTCTTTAAG agaacTAAATATGCTTCATATGGATGCTTTGGGGAAATTAAGGAGGTCCGCGCCGCATTTGGAGTTTCCGGCGTTACACAAAGAACTCTTTAGCGGGGAGAGTTGA
- the LOC111425506 gene encoding probable nuclear hormone receptor HR3 isoform X8 produces the protein MDPCYTGSENWNIEGAREVLVHGTRVSSTSSASHTPGPSQQQQQQQQPQQQHQQHQTGTISDDDKKAANSIRAQIEIIPCKVCGDKSSGVHYGVITCEGCKGFFRRSQSSVVNYQCPRNKNCVVDRVNRNRCQYCRLQKCLRLGMSRDAVKFGRMSKKQREKVEDEVRYHRAQLRAQNDSAPDSSVFEPPTPTSSDQLHQGYNGYPYDDVSTYTYYPGNQVPQTTMDYPAISTNCVDSTTQHYDPRPAFDAFNDSGNLLANVEPTDPNQISELLAKTVGDAYTRTCLYSLETIHEMFRKPQDLTRLLYYKNMAHEELWLDCAQKLTAVIQQIIEFAKMIPGFMKLPQDDQIVLLKTGSFELAIIRMARCIDLSQNCVLYGDTMLPQEAFFTSDTAEMKLVSCVFEMARSIAELKLTESELALYSAYVLLSTDVFSDRLGLKCDDDGITKLRQAVTRALKHELDRNHSPLKGDVTVCDALLSKIPSLRELNMLHMDALGKLRRSAPHLEFPALHKELFSGES, from the exons ATGGACCCGTGCTATACCGGTAGTGAAAACTGGAATATAGAAGGTGCCAGGGAGGTTTTGGTGCATGGGACAAGGGTCTCTTCGACCTCGTCCGCTTCTCACACACCTGGACCTTCGCAGCAGCAGCAACAACAACAGCAACCGCAACAACAGCACCAACAACATCAAACCGGTACCATCTCGGATGACGATAAAAAAGCTGCTAATTCCATTCGAG caCAAATCGAGATAATACCATGCAAGGTATGCGGCGACAAAAGCAGCGGGGTCCACTACGGTGTAATTACGTGTGAGGGATGCAAAGGGTTCTTCAGAAGATCTCAAAGTTCAGTGGTCAACTACCAGTGTCCTAGAAATAAGAACTGTGTCGTAGACCGAGTAAACAGGAACAGATGTCAGTACTGCCGTCTTCAAAAATGCTTACGGCTCGGCATGAGTAGAGATG CCGTCAAATTCGGGCGTATGTCGAAGAAGCAGCGAGAGAAGGTCGAAGATGAAGTGAGATACCATCGAGCTCAGTTAAGGGCACAAAACGACTCTGCACCTGACAGTTCCGTTTTCGAACCACCGACACCGACCAGCAGCGATCAATTACATCAAGGTTACAACGG atatccTTATGATGACGTAAGCACGTACACTTATTATCCTGGGAACCAAGTACCTCAGACCACAATGGATTACCCGGCAATATCGACGAATTGCGTAGATAGCACCACTCAACACTATGACCCCAGGCCGGCCTTCGATGCTTTTAACGATAGTGGTAACCTGCTGGCCAACGTTGAACCCACTG ATCCTAATCAGATATCAGAACTTTTGGCGAAGACTGTCGGCGATGCATACACGAGGACGTGTCTTTATTCTCTCGAAACGATCCACGAGATGTTCAGAAAACCACAAGATCTGACACGGTtactttattacaaaaacatgGCCCACGAAGAACTATGGCTGGATTGCGCCCAAAAACTTACGGCCGTTATTCAACAAATCATCGAATTCGCCAAAATGATACCTGGATTTATGAAACTACCGCAGGATGATCAAATTGTCCTTCTTAAAACGG GTAGCTTTGAATTAGCGATAATAAGAATGGCAAGGTGTATAGATTTATCGCAAAATTGTGTTTTATACGGAGACACCATGCTCCCACAAGAAGCATTTTTCACGTCAGATACGGCCGAAATGAAACTGGTAAGCTGTGTATTCGAAATGGCGAGGAGCATAGCTGAATTAAAGTTAACGGAGTCCGAATTGGCGCTGTATTCAGCTTACGTGCTGTTGTCGACGG ACGTCTTTTCAGATCGGCTGGGTCTGAAATGTGATGACGATGGCATCACGAAGCTGAGGCAGGCGGTGACGAGGGCTCTCAAACATGAACTCGATAGGAATCATTCTCCATTAAAGGGCGATGTAACTGTGTGTGATGctcttttatcaaaaatacCCTCTTTAAG agaacTAAATATGCTTCATATGGATGCTTTGGGGAAATTAAGGAGGTCCGCGCCGCATTTGGAGTTTCCGGCGTTACACAAAGAACTCTTTAGCGGGGAGAGTTGA
- the LOC111425506 gene encoding probable nuclear hormone receptor HR3 isoform X7 translates to MSQIEIIPCKVCGDKSSGVHYGVITCEGCKGFFRRSQSSVVNYQCPRNKNCVVDRVNRNRCQYCRLQKCLRLGMSRDAVKFGRMSKKQREKVEDEVRYHRAQLRAQNDSAPDSSVFEPPTPTSSDQLHQGYNGYPYDDVSTYTYYPGNQVPQTTMDYPAISTNCVDSTTQHYDPRPAFDAFNDSGNLLANVEPTGSATSSTGGGAGGGGGGSGKQSLSISDSRSFKRVAQISSNTSLSGGGAATVSVKQEGAVDALVPSYVDSTTFVNSPTVQQTNIRQPTSSQQQRTVDEGEQTSLPNPNQISELLAKTVGDAYTRTCLYSLETIHEMFRKPQDLTRLLYYKNMAHEELWLDCAQKLTAVIQQIIEFAKMIPGFMKLPQDDQIVLLKTGSFELAIIRMARCIDLSQNCVLYGDTMLPQEAFFTSDTAEMKLVSCVFEMARSIAELKLTESELALYSAYVLLSTDVFSDRLGLKCDDDGITKLRQAVTRALKHELDRNHSPLKGDVTVCDALLSKIPSLRELNMLHMDALGKLRRSAPHLEFPALHKELFSGES, encoded by the exons ATGT caCAAATCGAGATAATACCATGCAAGGTATGCGGCGACAAAAGCAGCGGGGTCCACTACGGTGTAATTACGTGTGAGGGATGCAAAGGGTTCTTCAGAAGATCTCAAAGTTCAGTGGTCAACTACCAGTGTCCTAGAAATAAGAACTGTGTCGTAGACCGAGTAAACAGGAACAGATGTCAGTACTGCCGTCTTCAAAAATGCTTACGGCTCGGCATGAGTAGAGATG CCGTCAAATTCGGGCGTATGTCGAAGAAGCAGCGAGAGAAGGTCGAAGATGAAGTGAGATACCATCGAGCTCAGTTAAGGGCACAAAACGACTCTGCACCTGACAGTTCCGTTTTCGAACCACCGACACCGACCAGCAGCGATCAATTACATCAAGGTTACAACGG atatccTTATGATGACGTAAGCACGTACACTTATTATCCTGGGAACCAAGTACCTCAGACCACAATGGATTACCCGGCAATATCGACGAATTGCGTAGATAGCACCACTCAACACTATGACCCCAGGCCGGCCTTCGATGCTTTTAACGATAGTGGTAACCTGCTGGCCAACGTTGAACCCACTG GGAGTGCCACTAGTTCAACTGGTGGAGGCGCCGGTGGTGGTGGCGGCGGAAGCGGTAAACAATCACTTTCAATATCCGATAGTCGCAGCTTCAAACGTGTCGCTCAGATTTCATCCAATACGAGCTTAAGCGGTGGCGGTGCCGCGACGGTTTCCGTTAAACAAGAAGGTGCAGTGGACGCCTTAGTACCTAGTTATGTAGATAGTACTACCTTTGTTAACTCACCCACCGTACAACAGACTAACATAAGGCAGCCAACGAGTTCGCAACAACAGCGAACCGTCGACGAAGGCGAGCAAACATCGTTGCCGA ATCCTAATCAGATATCAGAACTTTTGGCGAAGACTGTCGGCGATGCATACACGAGGACGTGTCTTTATTCTCTCGAAACGATCCACGAGATGTTCAGAAAACCACAAGATCTGACACGGTtactttattacaaaaacatgGCCCACGAAGAACTATGGCTGGATTGCGCCCAAAAACTTACGGCCGTTATTCAACAAATCATCGAATTCGCCAAAATGATACCTGGATTTATGAAACTACCGCAGGATGATCAAATTGTCCTTCTTAAAACGG GTAGCTTTGAATTAGCGATAATAAGAATGGCAAGGTGTATAGATTTATCGCAAAATTGTGTTTTATACGGAGACACCATGCTCCCACAAGAAGCATTTTTCACGTCAGATACGGCCGAAATGAAACTGGTAAGCTGTGTATTCGAAATGGCGAGGAGCATAGCTGAATTAAAGTTAACGGAGTCCGAATTGGCGCTGTATTCAGCTTACGTGCTGTTGTCGACGG ACGTCTTTTCAGATCGGCTGGGTCTGAAATGTGATGACGATGGCATCACGAAGCTGAGGCAGGCGGTGACGAGGGCTCTCAAACATGAACTCGATAGGAATCATTCTCCATTAAAGGGCGATGTAACTGTGTGTGATGctcttttatcaaaaatacCCTCTTTAAG agaacTAAATATGCTTCATATGGATGCTTTGGGGAAATTAAGGAGGTCCGCGCCGCATTTGGAGTTTCCGGCGTTACACAAAGAACTCTTTAGCGGGGAGAGTTGA
- the LOC111425506 gene encoding probable nuclear hormone receptor HR3 isoform X2, with amino-acid sequence MDPCYTGSENWNIEGAREVLVHGTRVSSTSSASHTPGPSQQQQQQQQPQQQHQQHQTGTISDDDKKAANSIRAQIEIIPCKVCGDKSSGVHYGVITCEGCKGFFRRSQSSVVNYQCPRNKNCVVDRVNRNRCQYCRLQKCLRLGMSRDAVKFGRMSKKQREKVEDEVRYHRAQLRAQNDSAPDSSVFEPPTPTSSDQLHQGYNGYPYDDVSTYTYYPGNQVPQTTMDYPAISTNCVDSTTQHYDPRPAFDAFNDSGNLLANVEPTGSATSSTGGGAGGGGGGSGKQSLSISDSRSFKRVAQISSNTSLSGGGAATVSVKQEGAVDALVPSYVDSTTFVNSPTVQQTNIRQPTSSQQQRTVDEGEQTSLPNPNQISELLAKTVGDAYTRTCLYSLETIHEMFRKPQDLTRLLYYKNMAHEELWLDCAQKLTAVIQQIIEFAKMIPGFMKLPQDDQIVLLKTGSFELAIIRMARCIDLSQNCVLYGDTMLPQEAFFTSDTAEMKLVSCVFEMARSIAELKLTESELALYSAYVLLSTDRLGLKCDDDGITKLRQAVTRALKHELDRNHSPLKGDVTVCDALLSKIPSLRELNMLHMDALGKLRRSAPHLEFPALHKELFSGES; translated from the exons ATGGACCCGTGCTATACCGGTAGTGAAAACTGGAATATAGAAGGTGCCAGGGAGGTTTTGGTGCATGGGACAAGGGTCTCTTCGACCTCGTCCGCTTCTCACACACCTGGACCTTCGCAGCAGCAGCAACAACAACAGCAACCGCAACAACAGCACCAACAACATCAAACCGGTACCATCTCGGATGACGATAAAAAAGCTGCTAATTCCATTCGAG caCAAATCGAGATAATACCATGCAAGGTATGCGGCGACAAAAGCAGCGGGGTCCACTACGGTGTAATTACGTGTGAGGGATGCAAAGGGTTCTTCAGAAGATCTCAAAGTTCAGTGGTCAACTACCAGTGTCCTAGAAATAAGAACTGTGTCGTAGACCGAGTAAACAGGAACAGATGTCAGTACTGCCGTCTTCAAAAATGCTTACGGCTCGGCATGAGTAGAGATG CCGTCAAATTCGGGCGTATGTCGAAGAAGCAGCGAGAGAAGGTCGAAGATGAAGTGAGATACCATCGAGCTCAGTTAAGGGCACAAAACGACTCTGCACCTGACAGTTCCGTTTTCGAACCACCGACACCGACCAGCAGCGATCAATTACATCAAGGTTACAACGG atatccTTATGATGACGTAAGCACGTACACTTATTATCCTGGGAACCAAGTACCTCAGACCACAATGGATTACCCGGCAATATCGACGAATTGCGTAGATAGCACCACTCAACACTATGACCCCAGGCCGGCCTTCGATGCTTTTAACGATAGTGGTAACCTGCTGGCCAACGTTGAACCCACTG GGAGTGCCACTAGTTCAACTGGTGGAGGCGCCGGTGGTGGTGGCGGCGGAAGCGGTAAACAATCACTTTCAATATCCGATAGTCGCAGCTTCAAACGTGTCGCTCAGATTTCATCCAATACGAGCTTAAGCGGTGGCGGTGCCGCGACGGTTTCCGTTAAACAAGAAGGTGCAGTGGACGCCTTAGTACCTAGTTATGTAGATAGTACTACCTTTGTTAACTCACCCACCGTACAACAGACTAACATAAGGCAGCCAACGAGTTCGCAACAACAGCGAACCGTCGACGAAGGCGAGCAAACATCGTTGCCGA ATCCTAATCAGATATCAGAACTTTTGGCGAAGACTGTCGGCGATGCATACACGAGGACGTGTCTTTATTCTCTCGAAACGATCCACGAGATGTTCAGAAAACCACAAGATCTGACACGGTtactttattacaaaaacatgGCCCACGAAGAACTATGGCTGGATTGCGCCCAAAAACTTACGGCCGTTATTCAACAAATCATCGAATTCGCCAAAATGATACCTGGATTTATGAAACTACCGCAGGATGATCAAATTGTCCTTCTTAAAACGG GTAGCTTTGAATTAGCGATAATAAGAATGGCAAGGTGTATAGATTTATCGCAAAATTGTGTTTTATACGGAGACACCATGCTCCCACAAGAAGCATTTTTCACGTCAGATACGGCCGAAATGAAACTGGTAAGCTGTGTATTCGAAATGGCGAGGAGCATAGCTGAATTAAAGTTAACGGAGTCCGAATTGGCGCTGTATTCAGCTTACGTGCTGTTGTCGACGG ATCGGCTGGGTCTGAAATGTGATGACGATGGCATCACGAAGCTGAGGCAGGCGGTGACGAGGGCTCTCAAACATGAACTCGATAGGAATCATTCTCCATTAAAGGGCGATGTAACTGTGTGTGATGctcttttatcaaaaatacCCTCTTTAAG agaacTAAATATGCTTCATATGGATGCTTTGGGGAAATTAAGGAGGTCCGCGCCGCATTTGGAGTTTCCGGCGTTACACAAAGAACTCTTTAGCGGGGAGAGTTGA